A stretch of DNA from Anabrus simplex isolate iqAnaSimp1 chromosome 12, ASM4041472v1, whole genome shotgun sequence:
CCAATCATTTCTTTTGACACATTACCTACGGTCTTCCAATATTTTAAGTCCGCTTAAAAAGAGGAATTTTGTTATATGACAAACTAATTATTTTGGCTGCACTGAATAATGTTCTTCATTCGTGTCCAGCAAGGAATTTGGATAGAAAATCTGTTGGTTTTGGCTCAAGCGTATCTTTAAAATACGACATTACGTGACCTTTCTGTTTCCAAATTTCGACTGTTTCCTTTAGCTCCATTTGTCCCTTAATGACCAGCATATCAATAACTCTGATATCGGTGACATGCCGATTTTTTTCGAATTCTTCGCGAAGTTTAGCACGACACTGCTCCACCGATTTGGGGATGTCATAATCCATCACTATGTACGGAATTTGTCGGTACCATGCTTTATACAAATTAAGAACTCTTTTTCTTGCTTCCCCACTGTCAACAGATAAAATTGGTCTCACTTGTTTAACAATTCTTTTAGTAGCCGCACGAGTACCCATTTTTCAAGGAAAGTTCTTGACGACTGGATTCTTCACAGGAAATTTAGAGCCCGACGATTTACGACCCGGAATTGGAATAACCAACCTGAACCAACCCGAACCCACGAATAACCTAATCGACCACCAGAGGTCACTTGTGAATACTTCTTCTGCTTCCGGTATTTTGTCGTGCTTCGGTATCCATGGCTGCCATCATCTGAAATCTGAATACGTAAATAAttcaatacaaaaacaaaaaaaaatgtataaacagTGTGGTTACTGGGTAATGAGTTAAGATATAGTTGGGCCCAAAGAGTTGAAGTCCTTACATGATCCTTGCTTGTCACTATGTGCATACTTTACCACGCTAAAGAAAACGGAAAAgtagttcatcttatgtggatcaaaggccaTACTGGAATTATACACAGTGagaccgtagaccaactggcaaagcagagcattacagaaagCCAACTCAAAGCACTacccctaccatacacggacttccaacgCCACATCAAGGAACAGGCTTATAAAGAATGGTCACACCACTGGGTAATAACTCaactcatcaaaggcaagcattacgccgccaTCCAGAGACGCATCCCACGGAAACCATGGTTcaatctactatctctaactcgccgccatatcacgtcaattatcagaatgagacttggacatgcatcttaccccagtcatctgttcagacttaaagttatagactccccaaattgtacctCTGACCCTAATCAAGAAGCAgccctcaaccatacaattttaggatgcactagatacaaaccacaagtaaccaatttttatcaaacgcttatacaactcaaagttccacttcacacttccgtttcgtcgttgttcagcagctattcattcattcattcatttatttcaattaattccaacgagcctgcaggctcatacataggaattgtacaggacattacatactggcgggcacttacacatcaaaacaTAGTTTGTGTATaaaagataattagtaaatggttgaacatataaacacatacaatatataaaatatgtgcatcatcaatatgaggattacagagaattatttctgactgtatttacatttacgtaacatgaaagttgcaaaggtacaagaatggattatggagtattttcatttacataagagttgctgaagtacaagaatagatttcagattatttacaattacataacacaaaagttgcagacgtacaggaattgattacagagtatttacagtatatatacataacacagagttgcagaggtacaagaacagattacagagtatttacatttacataacataaaagctgtagaggtacaagaatagttccggacagtttgcaagattgtttgggagaatgccttaaatgacatctgatattttgatttaaacagcactgtacctttcccaaaaataatgcttgactctttgtttgaattttgccaaagttggtgctgtttttatctccacagggatgttattaaataactggatcgcagagaacttcaagctgtttataccatatttataagagcaaacattgtataaggcaaagtcatttgcatgcctagtactatatggatggttgtcagaattcagagtatatgtagtgttgtgttgtataaatttatgttttattttatacatgagtacagctgtattgaattctgcactcatgcttaggggtggtattttagcacttaggtatagatattttattggtgttaagtagggaagattaagtatatttctaacagctctattttgtactaccattagctcattcaagtcggacttcttacagcgcatccagattacattcaaatattgtaggtgactatgaattaaagagtaccgtagtagatgtgttttagaagatgttgtgggataagataactaagtttctttaaaattcctgcaacaggtgtgatctttttagtaatgtattcaacatggtctgtccagttcaagttcctatcaatcaccaacccaagatatttgacagttctaactagttttatttcagtattctgcatatatattttactgtgtgggatttcattctgaccttgttttgtcattatcatataattagtcttttgcacattaatagttaatttatttgcttgaaaccaaaagcacagagtattgaggtcttcctgcatatccttaacaatggagtctatattactaccagtatagaacaagtttgtgtcgtcggcatacagtgtgatacgtcctttcaagcggcaagttgcaatatcattgatgtagactaggaagagaatcggccctaatactgacccctgtggaacgccatgggtt
This window harbors:
- the ND-B14 gene encoding NADH dehydrogenase [ubiquinone] 1 alpha subcomplex subunit 6, with product MGTRAATKRIVKQVRPILSVDSGEARKRVLNLYKAWYRQIPYIVMDYDIPKSVEQCRAKLREEFEKNRHVTDIRVIDMLVIKGQMELKETVEIWKQKGHVMSYFKDTLEPKPTDFLSKFLAGHE